A stretch of Spirochaetaceae bacterium DNA encodes these proteins:
- a CDS encoding CRISPR-associated endonuclease Cas3'' yields MTFVEFFATAFGGGATPFSYQQALAQRDWPDALIAPTGLGKTAAVVLAWLWKRTTTPETTPRRLVYCLPMRTLADQTARNATAWLGRLARLCPDRVAHLPRPESDVHLLMGGEDEPRWFEHPERSAILIGTQDMLISRALMRGYAMSRFRWPVDFALLHNDAQWVFDEVQLMSSGLATSTQLEGLRRRLGTGIGAASFWISATLHPKWLRTIDAPDDPTVWRVPDHFPEDRDSPAVRRLLDAPKHITPSRVRPASARKADLSAYVRELAGETLACHQPGRMTLVILNTVARAQQVHAALVRQGEPSDRLALVHSRFRLADRRAQMNKLPRPHSTADLIVVTTQAIEAGVDLSAATLVTELAPASSLVQRFGRVNRYGELNDSGGATIRWVDLADIDDTLAAPYELRELTTGRARIAELSDARPAHLPPPAPEDCSHRWVIRSKDLIDLYDTDPDLTGFDVDVSPYVRDGEDTDVQVFWRDFDRSEGPVGQPPPQREELCSVPIGQARDWLKKVREKHRLRPYHADPQARRRGATPRQAAWVPLDSPPWPGLVLLLHVSAGGYSSATGFSPAEAAPVVPVGGAEGDVRAAESLDSDPGSEQPAVPLTAHLGHVVAEGERLCDALGIAGDKAEVACAACWHDVGKSHPSFQERIGVSASDPLLAKAPHYDVTRGRPYFRHELASALAYLSHAGWARAADLVAYLIAAHHGKVRMNLRALPAESPATSADGTLDARRFARGVWEGDKLPEVDLPTGERWRGGPLTLSIMELGDDAQTGASWTERARNLLDRYGPFRLAFLEAMLRVADWRASATEEANGYDD; encoded by the coding sequence ATGACATTCGTCGAGTTCTTTGCCACTGCGTTCGGTGGCGGTGCCACTCCGTTCTCCTACCAGCAGGCGCTCGCACAGCGCGACTGGCCAGATGCGCTCATTGCACCCACGGGACTGGGGAAGACCGCGGCGGTGGTTCTCGCCTGGCTGTGGAAACGCACCACCACGCCTGAGACCACTCCGCGGCGTCTGGTGTACTGCCTGCCGATGCGCACGCTCGCCGACCAGACGGCTCGCAACGCCACGGCATGGCTGGGTCGGCTTGCTCGTCTCTGCCCAGACCGGGTGGCCCATCTCCCGCGACCGGAGTCCGATGTGCACCTGCTCATGGGCGGGGAAGACGAGCCGCGCTGGTTTGAACACCCGGAGCGTTCGGCAATCCTCATCGGGACTCAGGACATGCTGATCAGTCGCGCGCTGATGCGCGGGTACGCCATGAGCCGGTTCCGTTGGCCGGTCGACTTCGCCCTGCTCCACAACGACGCCCAGTGGGTGTTCGACGAAGTGCAGCTCATGAGCTCGGGCCTGGCGACCTCCACCCAGCTTGAAGGACTCCGGCGACGACTCGGGACCGGGATCGGCGCCGCCAGCTTTTGGATCTCGGCGACGCTTCACCCGAAGTGGTTGCGCACGATTGATGCGCCGGACGATCCGACCGTGTGGCGCGTTCCTGACCACTTCCCCGAAGACAGGGATTCTCCCGCGGTGCGCAGGCTGCTCGACGCGCCGAAACACATCACACCGTCGCGAGTGCGACCGGCAAGCGCCCGCAAGGCCGATCTCAGCGCCTACGTGCGGGAACTGGCCGGAGAGACTCTCGCCTGTCATCAGCCGGGTCGCATGACGCTGGTGATCCTCAATACCGTCGCCCGCGCCCAGCAGGTACACGCCGCCCTCGTCCGGCAGGGTGAGCCGTCCGACCGTCTGGCTCTGGTCCACTCCCGGTTTCGTCTCGCAGACCGGAGGGCGCAGATGAACAAGCTTCCACGACCGCATTCGACCGCCGACCTGATCGTCGTGACTACGCAGGCGATCGAAGCCGGCGTCGACCTGTCCGCCGCCACGCTGGTCACGGAACTCGCCCCGGCTTCTTCGCTGGTGCAACGATTCGGCCGCGTGAACCGCTACGGCGAGTTGAACGATAGCGGCGGCGCGACCATTCGCTGGGTCGACCTCGCCGACATCGATGACACATTGGCCGCACCCTACGAGCTGCGGGAGTTGACCACCGGCCGCGCGCGCATTGCGGAACTGAGCGATGCCCGGCCGGCGCATCTCCCACCGCCCGCGCCCGAAGACTGCTCCCATCGCTGGGTGATCCGCAGCAAGGACCTGATTGACCTGTATGACACCGACCCGGACCTGACGGGTTTCGACGTAGACGTGTCGCCCTACGTACGCGACGGGGAAGACACCGACGTTCAGGTGTTCTGGCGTGATTTCGACCGTTCCGAAGGGCCGGTCGGCCAACCGCCTCCACAGCGTGAGGAGTTGTGCTCCGTGCCGATCGGACAGGCACGCGACTGGCTCAAGAAGGTACGGGAGAAGCACCGTCTGCGTCCGTATCATGCCGATCCACAGGCGCGGCGGCGCGGCGCCACGCCTCGCCAAGCCGCATGGGTACCGCTCGATTCGCCGCCGTGGCCCGGTCTGGTGCTGCTGCTCCACGTCAGCGCCGGCGGCTACTCGTCGGCGACCGGATTCAGCCCCGCCGAAGCGGCCCCGGTCGTTCCGGTCGGCGGTGCGGAAGGCGATGTTCGGGCAGCCGAGTCGCTCGACTCGGATCCCGGCAGCGAGCAGCCGGCAGTACCCCTGACCGCTCATCTCGGGCACGTGGTGGCCGAGGGAGAACGCCTGTGTGACGCTCTGGGGATCGCCGGCGACAAGGCGGAAGTCGCATGCGCGGCGTGCTGGCATGACGTTGGCAAGTCGCACCCGTCGTTTCAGGAGCGCATCGGCGTGAGCGCATCGGACCCGCTGCTGGCCAAGGCGCCGCACTACGACGTGACCAGAGGCCGCCCCTATTTCCGGCATGAACTGGCTTCGGCGCTGGCGTATCTCTCACACGCCGGTTGGGCGCGCGCCGCCGATCTGGTCGCGTATCTCATTGCCGCCCACCATGGCAAGGTGCGCATGAACCTGCGTGCCTTGCCGGCGGAATCGCCGGCTACGAGTGCCGATGGCACTCTCGATGCACGCCGGTTCGCCCGCGGCGTTTGGGAGGGGGATAAACTTCCCGAGGTCGACCTGCCGACGGGCGAGAGGTGGCGCGGCGGGCCGCTGACCCTCTCCATCATGGAACTGGGAGACGATGCTCAAACGGGGGCGAGCTGGACCGAGCGGGCGCGGAATCTCCTGGACCGGTATGGCCCGTTTCGGCTCGCATTTCTGGAAGCCATGCTGCGTGTCGCCGACTGGCGGGCGTCGGCCACGGAAGAGGCCAACGGCTATGACGACTGA
- a CDS encoding cobyric acid synthase, whose amino-acid sequence MSRAALMVQGTGSDVGKSVVVAGLCRLLRRRGIAVAPFKPQNMSNNAAACPGGGEIGRAQALQARAAGLQPEVDMNPVLLKPQTDRASQLVVQGRAVSTVDAARYVAERGSLLAPIMASFERLAAAFDLVLVEGAGSPAETNLRARDVANMGFARRAGVPVCLLGDIDRGGVIAALVGTRAVLEPADRRMVASFAVNKFRGDPALFEAGVRDIERRTGWPCRGVIPWSQAALRLPGEDAVVLQRTEAPSRRTGERVRVVVPLLSRIANFDDFDPLRMEPAVDFAFIPPGSPLPRDADVVIVPGTKSTLGDLAFLRAQGWHHDLIAHARTGGRVFGVCGGYQMLGRMIRDPAGADGAPGEAPGLGLLDVETVMTNDKAVRPVTGICMRNGSRVSGYEIHLGATTGPDTERPVLRLEHGPDGAASRDGRVAGCYVHGLFAGDAFRARWLDDIRAGSAATTAYEDAVEAALDALADCLAEALDVRGMLADAGLRGSF is encoded by the coding sequence ATGAGCCGCGCCGCACTGATGGTCCAGGGAACGGGCTCCGATGTCGGCAAGTCGGTGGTGGTCGCCGGGTTGTGCCGGCTGTTGCGCCGCCGGGGGATCGCGGTGGCGCCGTTCAAGCCGCAGAACATGTCCAACAACGCGGCGGCTTGTCCGGGCGGCGGCGAGATCGGCCGCGCGCAGGCGCTGCAGGCGCGCGCCGCCGGGCTGCAGCCGGAGGTGGACATGAACCCGGTCCTGCTCAAGCCGCAGACTGACCGCGCCTCCCAGCTTGTCGTCCAGGGCCGTGCCGTCTCCACCGTGGACGCCGCGCGCTACGTGGCGGAGCGCGGATCGCTGCTGGCGCCGATCATGGCCAGCTTCGAGCGCCTGGCCGCGGCGTTCGACCTGGTCCTGGTGGAAGGAGCGGGCAGTCCCGCTGAGACCAACCTGCGCGCCCGCGACGTGGCCAACATGGGGTTCGCCCGCCGTGCCGGCGTGCCGGTGTGCCTGCTCGGCGACATCGACCGCGGCGGGGTGATCGCCGCCCTGGTTGGCACGCGCGCGGTGCTGGAACCGGCGGACCGGCGGATGGTCGCCAGTTTCGCCGTCAACAAGTTCCGCGGCGACCCGGCTCTGTTCGAAGCGGGCGTGCGCGACATCGAGCGGCGCACCGGCTGGCCGTGTCGCGGCGTAATCCCGTGGTCGCAGGCGGCGCTGCGCCTGCCCGGGGAGGATGCCGTGGTGCTGCAACGCACCGAAGCGCCGTCCCGCCGCACCGGCGAGCGGGTGCGCGTGGTGGTGCCGCTGCTGTCCCGGATCGCCAACTTCGACGACTTCGATCCGCTACGCATGGAGCCGGCGGTGGATTTCGCGTTCATCCCGCCCGGCTCGCCGTTGCCGCGCGACGCCGACGTGGTGATTGTGCCGGGCACCAAGTCGACCCTCGGCGACCTCGCCTTCCTGCGCGCTCAGGGGTGGCACCATGACCTGATCGCTCATGCCCGCACCGGCGGGCGCGTGTTCGGGGTGTGCGGCGGCTACCAGATGCTTGGCCGGATGATTCGCGACCCGGCCGGCGCCGACGGGGCTCCCGGCGAGGCGCCCGGCCTGGGACTGCTCGATGTCGAGACGGTCATGACGAACGACAAGGCAGTGCGCCCGGTGACCGGGATCTGCATGCGCAACGGGTCGCGGGTGAGCGGGTACGAGATTCACCTCGGAGCGACCACGGGGCCGGACACCGAGCGCCCGGTGCTACGTCTGGAGCATGGCCCCGACGGGGCCGCCAGCCGCGACGGGCGGGTCGCCGGCTGTTACGTGCACGGCCTGTTCGCGGGCGACGCGTTCCGCGCGCGGTGGCTCGACGATATCCGCGCGGGCAGCGCGGCCACGACGGCGTACGAAGACGCGGTGGAGGCCGCGCTCGATGCGCTGGCCGACTGCCTGGCGGAAGCGCTCGACGTGCGCGGGATGCTTGCCGATGCCGGGCTGCGCGGGAGCTTCTGA
- a CDS encoding Uma2 family endonuclease translates to MSTSIVTPEAPAAIEYPSSDGKPMAENDAQRLNMIYAGDALGQWFAKREDVYVSGDLLIYYEEDNPKVSIAPDVFVVYGVAKRRRMTYLLWEEGKAPDFVLEVAPPNTWREDEGVKRRVYERLGVTEYYQYDPTGDLLGTQLKGARLSGGRYEAQAVRRSASGKPTLSSEVLELDLFVNREGDLRFRDPATGEELLSYEQEAAARHAAETRIAELERLLRKQSR, encoded by the coding sequence ATGAGCACGTCGATTGTGACGCCGGAGGCGCCCGCCGCGATTGAGTACCCGAGTTCAGACGGCAAGCCGATGGCCGAGAACGACGCGCAGCGGCTGAACATGATCTACGCCGGGGACGCGCTGGGACAGTGGTTCGCCAAGCGCGAGGACGTGTACGTGTCGGGCGACCTGCTGATCTACTACGAGGAAGACAATCCGAAGGTGTCGATCGCGCCCGACGTGTTCGTGGTGTACGGGGTGGCGAAGCGGAGGCGGATGACGTACCTGCTGTGGGAAGAGGGTAAGGCGCCGGACTTTGTGCTGGAAGTGGCCCCGCCGAACACGTGGCGCGAAGACGAGGGAGTGAAGCGGCGGGTGTACGAGCGACTGGGAGTGACCGAGTACTATCAGTACGACCCGACCGGTGACCTTCTGGGGACGCAGTTGAAGGGAGCGCGTCTGTCCGGAGGCCGGTACGAGGCGCAGGCAGTAAGGCGTAGCGCGAGCGGCAAACCGACGCTGAGCAGCGAGGTACTGGAGTTGGACCTGTTCGTGAACCGGGAGGGTGACCTCCGGTTCCGCGACCCGGCGACGGGTGAGGAGCTCCTGTCCTACGAGCAGGAGGCTGCCGCTCGCCACGCCGCCGAGACGCGCATCGCGGAGTTGGAGAGACTCCTCCGCAAGCAAAGTCGCTGA
- a CDS encoding SulP family inorganic anion transporter, with translation MKYDLDTLRGDLFGGLTSAVVALPVSLAFGVASGLGAAAGLYGAIAVGLFAAVFGGTRSQISGPTAPMAVAMAVIITSHSSNLTEALTVVMMGGLLQVLLGVLRFGRFVAYTPHVVVSGFMSGIGIIVMLIQTLPFLGAPTALGGPLGAIRALPAALADVNFHALAIAAATLIVGVLWPRRWTRYLPGPLVALIAGTLIGVLALRGVPVIGPVPTGLPQLHLGLPSVAFLVSAIQPALILALLGSVDSLLTSLVADSLTGTRHNADRELIGQGIGNMVAGLIGGVPGAGATMGTVINIRAGGTTQVSGALRALVVLALLLGLGRYVEPIPHAVLAGILMKVGWDIIDWRMITRVHRMRREHLFVMLLTLGLTVFVDLVTAVAIGLIAAGMAHARQLERLELDSVVSVPLLDMAFLSEEARVGADPFSARVGLVALRGSFTVASSHKLVGVISDDIQDHEVVIFDFADATYIDDSAAMLIHQLIEVAGQAHTEVVVAHLSGSVADTLDALGVLQEVPEDRIVASRAAARRVAYRLIGSNMDASGRTAAG, from the coding sequence GTGAAGTACGACCTGGACACGCTGCGCGGGGATCTGTTCGGCGGCCTAACCTCGGCGGTGGTGGCGCTGCCGGTGTCGCTGGCGTTCGGCGTGGCGTCGGGCCTGGGCGCGGCGGCCGGCCTGTACGGCGCCATTGCGGTGGGTCTTTTTGCCGCCGTGTTCGGCGGCACGCGGTCGCAGATTTCCGGGCCCACGGCGCCGATGGCGGTGGCGATGGCGGTGATCATTACCAGTCACTCGTCCAACCTTACCGAGGCGCTGACCGTGGTCATGATGGGCGGGCTGCTGCAGGTTCTGCTCGGCGTGCTGCGGTTCGGCCGCTTCGTGGCCTACACGCCGCACGTGGTGGTGTCCGGGTTCATGTCCGGCATCGGCATCATCGTGATGCTGATCCAGACCCTGCCGTTCCTGGGCGCGCCCACGGCGCTGGGCGGGCCGCTGGGCGCGATCCGTGCGCTGCCCGCCGCGCTCGCCGACGTCAACTTCCACGCCCTGGCGATCGCCGCCGCTACCCTGATCGTGGGGGTGCTGTGGCCGCGCCGCTGGACGCGCTACCTGCCGGGGCCGCTGGTGGCGCTGATCGCCGGCACCCTGATCGGCGTGCTTGCCCTGCGCGGCGTGCCGGTGATCGGGCCGGTGCCCACCGGACTGCCGCAACTGCATCTCGGTCTGCCCTCGGTCGCCTTTCTGGTGAGTGCCATCCAGCCGGCCCTCATTCTCGCGCTGCTCGGTTCGGTGGACAGCCTGCTCACCTCACTGGTGGCGGACTCGCTGACCGGCACCCGCCACAACGCCGACCGCGAGCTGATCGGGCAGGGCATCGGCAACATGGTGGCCGGGCTGATCGGCGGCGTGCCGGGCGCCGGCGCCACGATGGGAACGGTGATCAACATCCGCGCGGGCGGAACGACGCAGGTATCGGGGGCGCTGCGCGCGCTGGTGGTGCTGGCGCTGTTGCTGGGCCTGGGGCGCTACGTCGAGCCGATTCCCCATGCCGTGCTGGCGGGAATCCTGATGAAGGTGGGGTGGGACATCATCGACTGGCGGATGATCACCCGGGTGCACCGCATGCGCCGCGAGCACCTGTTCGTGATGCTGTTGACCCTCGGGCTCACGGTGTTCGTCGACCTGGTGACCGCGGTGGCGATCGGGCTGATTGCGGCGGGGATGGCGCACGCCCGCCAGTTGGAGCGCCTGGAACTCGACAGCGTCGTGTCGGTACCGCTCCTCGACATGGCGTTCCTGTCCGAGGAAGCCCGAGTCGGGGCGGATCCATTCTCGGCACGGGTAGGCTTGGTGGCGCTGCGCGGCAGCTTCACCGTGGCCTCTTCACACAAGCTGGTGGGAGTGATCAGTGACGACATACAGGATCACGAGGTGGTGATCTTCGACTTCGCCGACGCCACCTACATCGACGACAGTGCCGCCATGCTGATCCACCAGCTCATCGAGGTCGCGGGCCAAGCGCACACCGAGGTGGTGGTGGCGCACCTGTCCGGGTCCGTGGCCGACACGCTCGATGCGCTCGGCGTGCTGCAGGAGGTGCCCGAGGACCGCATCGTCGCGAGCCGCGCTGCCGCTCGCCGCGTCGCATATCGGCTGATCGGGTCGAACATGGACGCGTCCGGTCGCACGGCTGCCGGTTGA
- the pepF gene encoding oligoendopeptidase F, with translation MAETTTAIPERSLIPAADRWDLGKLFPAEDAWDQGLKEYQEMVPRIAAFKGTLGESAANLRACLEFLNELEMLDERVGYYAMLRTSEDAGDSDNQGRFARYLNVASRAEAEKSYVTPEIQAIPDAVMEQFLADVSLAEFAISLRKLLRFKPHVLAAEQERLLAMQIEANQTARKAFAALTDVDLDFGTVDTPDGPVALSQSSWSQFMINPDRDVRRRAYRQFYGHFEQHKNTLAALYGGSVQLDIYRAKVRGYPSAREAALFPDRVDTAVYDNLVAAVHDNLAQLHAYYGLRRRILGVDELRHYDVYVPLTADVRVHHTYDQAVDVVIDALAPLGDHYRGTLRAGLLGGWVDRYENKGKRSGAFSSGSFVGDPYILMNYKEDVLRDVFTLAHEAGHSMHSWNSVRHNPIQHYSYSIFEAEVASTFNEQLLFHYLMERAETREMKAYLVGKQVDDIIATIYRQTMFAEFEHLTHRMAEQGEPLTVDSLRTTYRQLLERYFGDQMVLEELSDLEGLRIPHFYNAFYVYKYATGLAAAVTLAERVLAGGAAEREQYMGFLRSGGSRYPLESLQLAGVDMSSPAPVEQALRVFGSLVEQLEQLG, from the coding sequence ATGGCCGAAACGACTACTGCAATCCCGGAACGCAGCCTGATTCCCGCCGCCGACCGGTGGGACCTCGGCAAGCTGTTCCCGGCCGAGGACGCCTGGGACCAGGGCCTGAAGGAGTACCAGGAGATGGTGCCGCGCATCGCCGCCTTCAAGGGCACGCTCGGCGAGTCCGCGGCCAACCTGCGCGCCTGCTTGGAGTTCCTGAACGAGCTGGAGATGCTCGACGAACGGGTCGGCTACTACGCCATGCTGCGCACCAGTGAGGACGCCGGCGACAGCGACAACCAGGGCCGCTTCGCGCGCTACCTGAACGTGGCCAGCCGCGCCGAGGCGGAGAAGAGCTACGTCACCCCGGAAATCCAGGCGATCCCCGACGCCGTGATGGAGCAGTTCCTGGCCGACGTATCGCTCGCCGAGTTCGCCATTTCGCTGCGCAAGCTGCTGCGCTTCAAGCCGCACGTCCTGGCGGCGGAGCAGGAACGGCTGCTGGCGATGCAGATCGAGGCCAACCAGACGGCGCGCAAGGCGTTCGCGGCGCTCACCGACGTCGACCTGGACTTCGGCACCGTGGATACGCCCGACGGACCGGTGGCGCTCAGCCAGTCGTCCTGGTCGCAGTTCATGATCAACCCGGACCGCGACGTGCGGCGGCGCGCCTACCGGCAGTTCTACGGCCACTTCGAGCAGCACAAGAACACCCTGGCTGCCCTGTACGGCGGCAGCGTGCAGTTGGACATCTACCGCGCCAAGGTGCGGGGCTACCCGTCGGCGCGGGAGGCGGCGCTGTTTCCGGACCGCGTGGACACCGCGGTGTACGACAACCTGGTCGCCGCCGTGCACGACAACCTGGCCCAGTTGCACGCCTACTACGGCCTGCGACGCCGCATCCTCGGCGTGGACGAGCTGCGCCACTACGACGTGTACGTGCCGCTGACCGCGGACGTGCGCGTGCACCACACCTACGACCAGGCGGTGGACGTGGTCATCGACGCCCTCGCCCCGCTCGGCGACCACTACCGCGGCACCCTGCGCGCCGGCCTCCTGGGCGGCTGGGTGGACCGCTACGAGAACAAGGGCAAGCGCTCCGGCGCGTTCTCCTCCGGCTCGTTCGTCGGCGATCCCTACATCCTCATGAACTACAAGGAAGACGTGCTGCGCGACGTGTTCACCCTCGCCCACGAGGCCGGACACTCCATGCACTCCTGGAACAGCGTACGCCACAACCCGATCCAGCACTACAGCTACAGCATCTTCGAGGCGGAGGTGGCATCCACCTTCAACGAGCAGCTCCTGTTCCACTACCTGATGGAACGCGCCGAAACGCGCGAAATGAAGGCCTACCTGGTCGGCAAGCAGGTGGACGACATCATCGCCACCATCTACCGGCAGACCATGTTCGCCGAGTTCGAGCACCTTACCCACCGCATGGCCGAGCAGGGCGAACCGCTCACCGTGGACTCGCTGCGCACCACCTACCGGCAACTCCTGGAGCGCTACTTCGGCGACCAGATGGTGCTGGAGGAGCTGAGCGACCTGGAGGGATTGCGCATCCCCCACTTCTACAACGCGTTCTACGTCTACAAGTACGCCACCGGGCTGGCGGCCGCGGTCACCCTGGCCGAGCGCGTGCTGGCCGGCGGCGCCGCGGAGCGCGAACAGTACATGGGGTTTCTGCGCTCCGGCGGCTCGCGCTACCCCCTGGAGTCGCTGCAACTCGCCGGCGTCGACATGAGCAGTCCGGCGCCGGTCGAGCAGGCGCTACGCGTGTTCGGCTCCCTGGTGGAGCAACTCGAACAGCTCGGGTAG
- the csx17 gene encoding type I-U CRISPR-associated protein Csx17: protein MTTDAIRLYGCTATPLASYLKALGLLRLVSSAPNHAQGVAADAHARGWWEDGQFHLATCLGSEGLIRFLLYEYAPSAIIAPWNGGSGFYPKDNKEGIGPLTGTVATRFRTVASAIDVAGDEIRRRRWHTRPEAGAKADLIATLRGRLAESALQWLDATVALSGGRLSFPQLLGTGGNDGRLDFTNNFMRRLVAARDGLFDAATGAPAPQSERMLRASLEAGAAQGLRSYSAGQFSPGATGGANATVGYDGSARANPWDLVLALEGAVLFAGAATRRHQGAPETGASFPFTVRPTAAGWGGVAEADRTSVRAEFWAPLWARPAGCDELAGLLKEGRAILHGKTARDGLDFARAAASLGTSRGISAFQRYGFAMRQGNMYLAAPLGMRRVTAHVPEIAELVNDFDAGGWLQQVRRLAQDRNAPARAQQAMKRFQDALFALTDARVPSATVQNALETLGDLVGWLVTSLDARASTRPPPLLRRAWVRHADDGTAEYRAAAGLASLGWAASSLNKPSRAKTTDRRAGAMDETRTPLGAEATAGAPQPSMPMAAHLAPVAPATVTRQFREWDRGDNGALATWGAGGLKENLIEVLEQRTRFSSVNQPFTAAAPTQAEVVSGFLSGSFDDRRCARLLAGLVWTQPTALQRIPSDADQPSPPFAYAALKLLFTPVHVVDGLAERRGDERNRRLPVPPGLVANLRRGEVDGAVRLALARARASGLASPFAHGRGAPTTGFGVGTDGGRLTAAMLIPIHDHQLRTLLEKAYPTEKENEYAA from the coding sequence ATGACGACTGACGCAATCCGTCTATACGGCTGTACCGCGACGCCGCTGGCGAGCTACCTGAAGGCGCTCGGTCTGCTGCGTCTGGTGTCCAGTGCGCCCAACCATGCGCAAGGGGTTGCCGCCGACGCTCACGCGCGCGGCTGGTGGGAAGACGGACAATTCCACCTCGCTACCTGTCTCGGATCGGAGGGACTGATCCGGTTTCTGCTCTACGAATACGCTCCGAGCGCGATCATTGCACCGTGGAACGGCGGTAGTGGGTTCTACCCGAAGGACAACAAGGAGGGTATCGGACCGCTCACGGGGACCGTGGCTACCCGGTTCCGGACCGTCGCTTCCGCGATCGACGTAGCGGGCGATGAGATCCGGCGCCGGCGATGGCACACCCGTCCCGAGGCCGGTGCCAAGGCGGATCTGATCGCGACGCTGCGCGGTCGTCTGGCCGAGTCCGCCCTGCAATGGCTGGACGCGACCGTGGCTCTGTCGGGGGGAAGACTCAGCTTCCCCCAGTTGCTCGGGACGGGCGGCAACGATGGACGCCTGGACTTCACCAACAACTTCATGCGGCGATTGGTCGCCGCTCGCGATGGTCTGTTCGATGCCGCTACCGGCGCGCCCGCGCCGCAGAGCGAGCGCATGCTACGAGCGTCACTCGAAGCAGGGGCTGCGCAGGGGCTGCGTTCATACTCGGCAGGCCAGTTCTCGCCGGGTGCCACAGGCGGAGCGAACGCGACCGTCGGGTACGACGGATCCGCACGCGCCAATCCGTGGGACTTGGTGCTGGCACTGGAAGGCGCCGTTCTGTTCGCCGGGGCCGCAACCCGTCGGCACCAGGGCGCGCCGGAGACGGGCGCCAGCTTTCCGTTTACGGTGCGGCCGACCGCCGCCGGCTGGGGCGGCGTCGCCGAAGCCGACCGCACCAGCGTGCGTGCCGAGTTCTGGGCGCCCTTGTGGGCCCGTCCTGCCGGCTGTGACGAGTTGGCCGGATTACTGAAGGAAGGCCGAGCCATCCTGCACGGCAAGACCGCCCGCGACGGCCTCGACTTCGCCCGCGCGGCCGCCAGTCTCGGAACCAGCCGTGGCATCAGCGCGTTTCAACGCTACGGATTCGCAATGCGCCAGGGCAACATGTACCTTGCGGCGCCGCTAGGAATGCGCCGCGTGACCGCCCACGTTCCCGAGATCGCGGAGCTGGTCAACGACTTCGACGCAGGTGGCTGGCTTCAACAAGTGCGCAGGCTCGCCCAGGACCGCAATGCGCCGGCCCGCGCGCAGCAGGCAATGAAACGGTTTCAAGACGCGCTGTTCGCGCTGACCGACGCGCGGGTCCCCTCGGCGACGGTTCAGAATGCACTCGAGACACTCGGCGATCTCGTCGGGTGGCTTGTCACCAGCCTGGACGCGAGGGCATCTACAAGACCACCTCCCTTGTTGCGGAGGGCATGGGTGCGACACGCCGACGACGGCACCGCGGAGTATCGAGCAGCCGCAGGGTTGGCAAGCTTGGGATGGGCCGCTTCGTCGCTCAACAAGCCGTCGCGGGCGAAGACGACCGATCGCCGCGCCGGGGCGATGGACGAGACTCGCACGCCCCTCGGTGCGGAGGCGACGGCAGGCGCGCCGCAGCCATCGATGCCGATGGCCGCACACCTCGCACCGGTCGCTCCGGCCACGGTCACGAGGCAGTTTCGCGAGTGGGATCGCGGAGACAACGGCGCGCTGGCGACTTGGGGTGCAGGCGGGCTGAAAGAGAATCTGATCGAGGTGTTGGAGCAACGAACACGTTTTTCGTCCGTGAACCAGCCGTTCACGGCGGCGGCGCCGACGCAAGCAGAGGTCGTCAGCGGATTTCTCTCCGGGAGTTTCGACGACCGTCGCTGTGCCCGCCTGCTCGCGGGACTCGTGTGGACGCAGCCCACAGCCCTGCAGCGAATTCCGTCCGATGCAGACCAACCAAGTCCGCCGTTCGCTTACGCCGCCCTGAAACTGCTGTTCACGCCCGTCCACGTGGTCGACGGCCTTGCGGAGCGCCGAGGCGACGAACGCAATCGCCGTCTCCCTGTGCCTCCCGGCCTGGTTGCGAACCTCCGGCGCGGCGAGGTGGACGGAGCCGTGCGCTTGGCGCTTGCCCGCGCCCGAGCTTCGGGTCTGGCCTCGCCGTTCGCCCACGGCCGTGGCGCACCCACGACGGGCTTCGGCGTGGGCACGGACGGCGGCCGGCTGACTGCGGCGATGTTGATACCGATTCACGATCACCAACTGCGCACTCTTCTGGAAAAAGCGTATCCGACAGAAAAGGAGAACGAATATGCCGCTTGA